A window of Primulina huaijiensis isolate GDHJ02 chromosome 9, ASM1229523v2, whole genome shotgun sequence contains these coding sequences:
- the LOC140983959 gene encoding stachyose synthase-like: MDNVICTVVKSSSFNAISYVNVSDNAYNLMKEVCAALRVHLNTFKLIEEESAPPLVDKFGWCTWDAFYLTVEPAGIWHGIQEFADGGLTPRFLIIDDGWQSISKDGEDPTKDTRNLVRGGTQMIARFHRFDECEKFRKCKGGSLTGPNHPPFDPKKTKMLISKAIELEFAEKSCDKAALGDEPKALRRL, encoded by the coding sequence ATGGATAATGTTATATGTACCGTGGTGAAATCTTCATCTTTTAATGCAATTTCGTATGTTAATGTGTCTGATAATGCATACAACCTGATGAAAGAGGTTTGCGCTGCTCTAAGAGTTCACCTAAACACGTTTAAGCTCATTGAGGAGGAATCTGCGCCACCCCTTGTGGACAAATTTGGTTGGTGTACGTGGGATGCGTTTTACTTGACGGTGGAGCCTGCTggaatttggcatggaatccaGGAATTTGCAGATGGTGGCCTCACACCGAGGTTCTTAATAATTGATGATGGCTGGCAAAGCATCAGCAAAGATGGAGAAGATCCCACTAAAGACACCAGAAATCTTGTACGAGGAGGAACTCAAATGATTGCCAGGTTTCACAGGTTTGATGAATGTGAAAAATTCAGAAAGTGTAAGGGTGGATCACTAACAGGACCTAATCATCCTCCTTTTGATCCTAAGAAAACAAAAATGCTGATTTCCAAGGCTATTGAGCTTGAGTTTGCAGAAAAATCCTGTGACAAGGCAGCTCTCGGTGACGAACCTAAAGCTTTGAGGAGATTATAG